From the Enterobacter pseudoroggenkampii genome, the window GGCATATTGATCCGGTGAGGTTATAAAAGCAAAACGGCAACCGAGGTTGCCGTTTTTAGTGTTTGTTCCCTCTCCCTGTGGGAGAGGGTCAGGGTGAGGGCATCAGCCCGCACCGATCGCATTAAGACGCTAGCGACAGTTCACGCTTTCCCGCATTTTGCAGTAACCACTGCGCCACGCGAGACTGCTGTTCGGCGTTGAGCCACATCCCTTCTTTGGTACGGCGCCAGATAGCATCGTCCAGACGACGCACCCACTCGTGCTCAACCAGGTAGCGCAGCTCGGCTTCGTACAGCTCGTGGCCGAAATGCTCGCCCAGATCCGCAATGTCCTTCGCATCGCCCAGGAACAGCTCGGTATTGCTGCCGTAGGTGCGGGCATAGTGGCGCGCCATCCCTTCGGTGATGAACGGGAAGCGACGGCGCAGCTTCGCGGCGTAATCATCGCGGTTACCGCCGATATCACCGCCGGGCAGCACCGCGCCTTTGGTCCATGCCGGGCCAATGCCTTTGTAGTACGGCGCCAGTTTTTCCAGCGCGTGCTCGGCCAGCTTGCGGTAGGTGGTCAGCTTGCCGCCAAACACGGACAGCAGCGGCGCCTGACCGTCTACGTCGTGAATATCGAGCGTATAGTCACGGGTGATGGCCTGCGGAGAGTCAGACTCGTCATCGCATAGCGGACGTACGCCGGAGTAGGTCCAGACCACGTCATCGCGTGACAGCTGTTTCTTAAAGTGCGCGTTATACACTTTGAGCAGGTAGTTCACTTCGCTCTCGTCGATCTCGACGTTCTTCGGATCGCCTTTGTACTCCACGTCGGTGGTGCCGATGATCGAGAACTCGTCCATCCACGGGATCACAAACACGATGCGCTTATCTTCGTTCTGCAGAATATAAGCCTGCTTCTGGGTATGCACGCGCGGCACCACAATGTGGCTGCCCTTGATCAGGCGGATGCCGTACGGGGAAGGCAGATGCATGCCGTCGTCGAAGAACTGCTTCACCCACGGGCCGGTAGCGTTCACCAGGCCGCGCGCTTTCCAGCTGAATTTCTCGCCGGTATCGATGTCTTCCGCTTCCACAATCCACAGGCCGTTTTCACGACGGGCAGCGGTCGCGCGAGTGCGGGTTTTCACCTCGCCG encodes:
- the glpD gene encoding glycerol-3-phosphate dehydrogenase; the encoded protein is METKDLIVIGGGINGAGIAVDAAGRGLSVLMLEANDLACATSSASSKLIHGGLRYLEHYEFRLVSEALAEREVLLKMAPHLAIPMRFRLPHRPHLRPAWMIRIGLFMYDHLGKRTSLPGSKGLRFGSESVLKPEIVRGFEYSDCWVDDARLVLANAQMVEKKGGEVKTRTRATAARRENGLWIVEAEDIDTGEKFSWKARGLVNATGPWVKQFFDDGMHLPSPYGIRLIKGSHIVVPRVHTQKQAYILQNEDKRIVFVIPWMDEFSIIGTTDVEYKGDPKNVEIDESEVNYLLKVYNAHFKKQLSRDDVVWTYSGVRPLCDDESDSPQAITRDYTLDIHDVDGQAPLLSVFGGKLTTYRKLAEHALEKLAPYYKGIGPAWTKGAVLPGGDIGGNRDDYAAKLRRRFPFITEGMARHYARTYGSNTELFLGDAKDIADLGEHFGHELYEAELRYLVEHEWVRRLDDAIWRRTKEGMWLNAEQQSRVAQWLLQNAGKRELSLAS